In one window of Rhodanobacter sp. FDAARGOS 1247 DNA:
- a CDS encoding glutathione S-transferase, with translation MHYQLFYWSGIQGRGEFVRLALEDAGAAYDDIAREQGDDVMVQYLDGVHEGPLPFAPPFLKAGRLLIAQTANILHYLGPPLDLVPDSESRRLLAQQLQLTIADLVAEVHDSHHPVAVGLYYEEQRSEAARRAADLRETRLPKYLDYFEQVLERSGGHHALHAHSYVDLSLFQLMSGLEYAFPRAMQRIGRQLPLLRALKERVAQRPRIAAYLASPRRLPFNESGIFRHYPELDDPG, from the coding sequence ATGCATTACCAGCTGTTCTACTGGAGCGGCATCCAGGGTCGCGGCGAATTCGTGCGGCTGGCGCTGGAGGATGCCGGCGCCGCTTATGACGACATCGCCCGCGAGCAGGGCGACGACGTCATGGTGCAGTACCTCGACGGTGTCCACGAGGGTCCGCTGCCGTTTGCGCCGCCCTTCCTCAAGGCCGGCCGGCTGCTGATCGCGCAGACGGCGAACATCCTGCACTACCTCGGGCCGCCGCTCGACCTGGTGCCGGACAGCGAGAGCCGCCGGCTGCTTGCGCAGCAGTTGCAGCTGACCATCGCCGACCTGGTCGCCGAAGTGCACGACTCGCATCACCCGGTCGCCGTCGGCCTGTACTACGAAGAGCAGCGCAGCGAAGCCGCCCGCCGCGCGGCGGACCTGCGCGAGACGCGGCTGCCGAAGTATCTCGACTACTTCGAGCAGGTGCTGGAGCGCAGCGGCGGGCATCACGCCCTGCACGCGCACTCGTACGTCGACCTGTCGCTGTTCCAGCTGATGAGCGGGCTGGAGTATGCGTTTCCGCGGGCGATGCAGCGCATCGGCCGGCAACTGCCGCTGTTGCGGGCACTGAAGGAGCGGGTGGCGCAACGACCACGCATCGCCGCCTATCTCGCCTCGCCACGACGCCTGCCGTTCAACGAGAGCGGCATCTTCCGCCACTATCCGGAACTGGACGATCCGGGCTAG
- a CDS encoding DUF2782 domain-containing protein, which produces MKTVALLVAASFLFAASLPGSSALAQSAPSTSVPPPPGLNDPGVKAVSPPAAKKAATKTGHATSAPAKSLNLKPQTLPAMHDDGARHPRDEVTPEVRVRQEGDNSIQEYSRNGRVYMVVITPKSGIAQTYMVDPQGRLVDEHGQKPVGPVMYKVLEWGKARPPAESGDTTPSDNGH; this is translated from the coding sequence ATGAAGACCGTTGCCTTGCTGGTTGCCGCCAGCTTCCTGTTCGCAGCGAGCCTGCCGGGCTCGAGTGCACTGGCGCAATCCGCTCCATCGACGAGCGTGCCACCCCCGCCGGGCCTCAACGACCCGGGAGTGAAGGCCGTGAGTCCGCCGGCGGCGAAGAAGGCCGCGACGAAGACCGGGCATGCCACCAGCGCGCCCGCGAAGTCCCTGAACCTGAAGCCGCAGACCCTGCCGGCGATGCACGACGATGGCGCGCGGCATCCGCGCGACGAAGTGACGCCGGAAGTGCGGGTGCGCCAGGAGGGCGACAACAGCATCCAGGAATACAGCCGCAACGGCCGTGTCTACATGGTCGTGATCACGCCGAAAAGCGGCATCGCCCAGACCTACATGGTCGACCCGCAGGGTCGGCTGGTCGACGAGCATGGCCAGAAGCCGGTGGGCCCGGTCATGTACAAGGTGCTGGAGTGGGGCAAGGCGCGGCCGCCGGCAGAGTCGGGCGACACCACGCCGAGCGACAACGGTCACTGA
- the polA gene encoding DNA polymerase I — protein MSKLILIDGSSYLYRAFHALPPLTNAHGEPTGALFGVVNMLRATLKAKPEYLAFVSDAPGPTFRDALYDQYKANRPPMPDDLRAQVEPMLAIVGALGFPILRVGGVEADDVIGTLAMQAHELGIEVEVSTGDKDMAQLVGPHVTLVNTMSNTVMDSNGVMEKFGVRPDQIIDFLALTGDAIDNVPGVPKCGPKTAAKWLAEYDSLDGVIANADKIGGKIGESLREALPRLPLSRQLVTIKTDVPLEFGPAELAQRDADVAQLRELYTRYEFKAALKELDGQEPGIGDRAGGVPDGRRASGIHAAPGIGQATAASSPAAPDAALSAPGDYELVTTRPQFDAWLERLRGAELIAFDTETTSIDAMRADIVGISLAVEPGKACYIPLGHDYPGAPKQLDREEVLAALKPVFEDPSRPKLGQHAKYDINILSHYGIAVQGLAHDSMLESYVWNATATRHDMDSLARKYLGYETIKYEQVAGKGAKQISFSQVDLDTACRYAAEDADITLRLHHALWSKLESVPSLRDVYRDIEIPLVPVLAEMERRGVLIDGDELRRQSQQLGKRMLELQQQSYALAGREFNLDSPKQLQAVLFDELGLEAKLKTPTGQPSTNEEALEAIAEAHELPRLILDYRGLAKLRSTYTDKLSGIVNPRTGRVHTSYHQGSVATGRISSSDPNLQNIPVRTEEGRRIRQAFIAPPGWKVMAADYSQIELRIMAHLSGDEGLLRAFHSGGDVHRATAAEVFGVAPEEITTNQRRAAKAINFGLMYGMSAFGLARQLGVDRGEAGDYMGRYFSRYPGVRAFMDATREQAHRDGYVETIFGRRLYLENLNARNQGLRQGAERAAVNAPMQGSAADIIKRAMIAVATWLKDRDDAHMLMQVHDELVFEVRSEAIEEVRAAVVERMSGAAALAVPLLVDVGVGANWDEAH, from the coding sequence ATGTCCAAGCTCATCCTCATCGACGGCTCTTCCTATCTGTACCGCGCCTTTCATGCGCTGCCGCCGCTGACCAATGCGCATGGCGAGCCCACCGGCGCACTGTTCGGCGTGGTCAACATGCTGCGTGCCACGCTGAAGGCGAAACCGGAGTACCTGGCCTTCGTCAGCGACGCGCCCGGACCGACCTTCCGCGACGCGCTGTACGACCAGTACAAGGCGAATCGTCCGCCGATGCCGGACGACCTGCGCGCCCAGGTCGAGCCGATGCTGGCGATCGTCGGCGCGCTGGGCTTTCCGATCCTGCGCGTGGGCGGGGTCGAGGCCGACGACGTGATCGGCACGCTGGCGATGCAGGCGCACGAACTGGGCATCGAGGTGGAAGTGTCCACCGGCGACAAGGACATGGCCCAGCTGGTCGGTCCCCACGTCACCCTGGTCAACACCATGAGCAACACGGTGATGGACAGCAACGGCGTGATGGAGAAATTCGGCGTGCGGCCGGATCAGATCATCGACTTCCTCGCGCTCACCGGCGACGCCATCGACAATGTCCCGGGCGTGCCCAAGTGCGGCCCCAAGACCGCCGCGAAATGGCTGGCCGAATACGATTCGCTGGACGGCGTGATCGCCAACGCGGACAAGATCGGCGGCAAGATCGGCGAGAGCCTGCGCGAGGCGCTGCCGCGGCTGCCGCTGTCGCGCCAGCTGGTCACCATCAAGACCGACGTGCCGCTGGAATTCGGTCCTGCCGAACTGGCCCAGCGCGATGCCGACGTGGCGCAGCTGCGCGAGCTGTACACGCGCTACGAGTTCAAGGCCGCGCTGAAGGAGCTGGATGGCCAGGAGCCGGGCATCGGGGATCGCGCAGGGGGAGTTCCTGACGGTCGTCGGGCATCGGGCATCCATGCCGCGCCCGGCATCGGGCAAGCCACGGCTGCCAGCAGCCCTGCCGCGCCTGATGCCGCGTTGTCCGCGCCGGGTGACTACGAACTGGTCACCACCCGGCCGCAGTTCGACGCCTGGCTGGAAAGACTCCGCGGCGCCGAACTGATCGCCTTCGACACTGAGACCACCAGCATCGACGCGATGCGCGCGGACATCGTCGGCATCAGCCTGGCGGTGGAGCCGGGCAAGGCCTGCTACATCCCGCTGGGCCATGACTATCCCGGCGCACCGAAGCAGCTCGATCGCGAAGAGGTGCTGGCCGCGCTGAAGCCGGTCTTCGAGGATCCGTCGCGGCCCAAGCTCGGCCAGCACGCGAAGTACGACATCAACATCCTGTCGCACTACGGCATCGCGGTGCAGGGGCTGGCGCACGACTCGATGCTCGAATCCTACGTGTGGAACGCCACCGCCACGCGCCACGACATGGACTCGCTGGCGAGGAAGTATCTGGGCTACGAGACGATCAAGTACGAGCAGGTCGCCGGCAAGGGCGCGAAGCAGATTTCGTTCTCCCAGGTGGACCTGGACACCGCCTGCCGCTATGCCGCCGAGGACGCCGACATCACCCTGCGCCTGCACCATGCGCTGTGGTCCAAGCTGGAGAGCGTGCCGTCCTTGCGCGACGTGTACCGGGACATCGAGATTCCGCTGGTGCCGGTGCTGGCCGAGATGGAACGCCGCGGCGTGCTGATCGACGGCGACGAACTGCGGCGGCAGAGCCAGCAGCTGGGCAAGCGCATGCTGGAACTGCAGCAGCAGTCGTACGCGCTGGCCGGTCGCGAGTTCAACCTGGATTCGCCCAAGCAGCTGCAGGCGGTGCTGTTCGACGAGCTCGGCCTCGAAGCGAAACTGAAGACGCCCACCGGCCAGCCTTCCACCAACGAAGAAGCGCTGGAGGCGATCGCCGAAGCCCATGAGCTGCCGCGGCTGATCCTCGACTATCGCGGCCTGGCCAAGCTGCGCAGCACGTACACCGACAAACTGTCAGGCATCGTCAACCCGCGCACCGGCCGCGTGCACACCAGCTACCACCAGGGTTCGGTGGCGACCGGGCGGATCTCTTCCTCCGACCCGAACCTGCAGAACATCCCGGTGCGCACCGAAGAGGGGCGGCGCATCCGCCAGGCCTTCATCGCGCCACCCGGCTGGAAGGTGATGGCGGCGGACTATTCGCAGATCGAGCTGCGCATCATGGCTCACCTGTCCGGCGACGAAGGCCTGCTGCGCGCATTCCATTCCGGCGGCGACGTGCATCGCGCCACCGCGGCCGAAGTGTTCGGCGTGGCGCCGGAGGAGATCACCACCAACCAGCGCCGCGCGGCCAAGGCGATCAACTTCGGCCTGATGTATGGCATGAGCGCGTTCGGCCTGGCCCGCCAGCTCGGCGTGGACCGCGGCGAGGCCGGCGACTACATGGGCCGCTATTTCTCGCGCTATCCCGGTGTACGCGCATTCATGGATGCCACCCGCGAACAGGCCCACCGCGACGGCTACGTGGAAACCATCTTCGGCCGCCGGCTCTATCTGGAGAACCTCAACGCACGCAACCAGGGCCTGCGCCAGGGAGCCGAGCGCGCCGCGGTGAACGCACCGATGCAGGGCAGCGCGGCCGACATCATCAAGCGCGCGATGATCGCGGTGGCCACGTGGCTGAAGGATCGCGACGACGCACACATGCTGATGCAGGTGCACGACGAACTGGTGTTCGAGGTGCGCAGCGAGGCGATCGAGGAAGTGCGGGCGGCCGTGGTCGAGCGGATGTCCGGCGCCGCGGCGCTGGCGGTGCCGCTGCTGGTCGACGTGGGCGTGGGCGCCAACTGGGACGAGGCGCACTGA